One Rosa chinensis cultivar Old Blush chromosome 3, RchiOBHm-V2, whole genome shotgun sequence DNA window includes the following coding sequences:
- the LOC112192795 gene encoding probable serine/threonine-protein kinase PBL1, with protein MGCFTVLKCKKKKSEQTIYIKRVLPKEQTPATLPEPQIPTRSLQSAPPSFRNRVKPIQPVNRGTKKNNRTRALSAPSTLDAADQESLSSVEYEEPEEPKYRSGILKEQQPPIPQPLPLPSPQGATALRTTGSFKSSTASGPLYASGPLPLPPTGTLRNFSYEEVSSACHNFSSDRCMSEGLSSVIYKASFGEDSSSSLKKFEATVTRLHPSTQGLKEFVNEVNTVASLQHPNLCKLLGFHAREGSEQKMLVYERLFHGSLDRFLYGRSDKPPIDWNTRTKIALCAAQGLTFLHEEGPFQAMYNEFSTANIQIDKDFSAKLSGYGCVGHIPEAEISTNSVAVANLSVETLERGMLTPKSNVWSFGIVLLELLTGRKNLDSRHPKEEMNLVKWSRLYLADDARLSLIMDPQLKGRFPAKAARAVADIAQRCLQKDPSERPTMRTVVEHLKIIQDMRHSSRFPLQDPASFAGKQMSRSPSLNGIVTPVPRLSFSPSPPSMARPSISPTRRLALPMSLPPRACSTIVTMEELDHLLESRKSSSSTVPRASVEGF; from the exons ATGGGTTGCTTCACCGTTTTGAAGTGCAAGAAGAAAAAGTCTGAGCAAACTATTTATATTAAACGTGTCCTCCCTAAGGAGCAAACTCCAGCCACATTGCCTGAACCCCAAATCCCGACTCGTTCACTACAGTCTGCACCCCCAAGTTTTAGGAACAGAGTGAAACCTATTCAACCAGTGAATAGAGGCACCAAAAAGAACAATAGAACTCGGGCATTATCTGCTCCATCAACCCTAGATGCGGCAGACCAAGAGTCTCTTTCCTCGGTTGAATATGAGGAACCAGAAGAGCCAAAATACCGGTCTGGAATCCTGAAGGAACAACAGCCACCAATTCCGCAACCTCTTCCCCTCCCATCACCTCAAGGTGCTACTGCACTGCGGACTACTGGAAGCTTCAAGTCATCGACTGCTAGTGGCCCTCTCTATGCTTCTGGACCATTGCCCCTACCTCCTACTGGAACACTACGGAActtttcatatgaagaagtatCATCAGCTTGCCACAACTTTTCTTCTGACCGATGCATGTCAGAAGGTCTATCTTCCGTCATATATAAGGCTTCCTTTGGAGAAGATTCATCATCaagtttaaaaaaatttgaagctACTGTTACTCGCCTTCATCCATCCACTCAG ggtttaaaggAGTTTGTAAATGAGGTAAACACTGTTGCATCTTTGCAACATCCAAACCTCTGTAAATTGCTTGGTTTCCATGCACGAGAGGGATCAGAACAAAAAATGTTGGTCTATGAGAGGCTGTTTCACGGAAGTCTAGATCGGTTTTTATATGGACGATCAGATAAGCCCCCAATAGACTGGAATACAAGAACAAAAATTGCTTTATGTGCTGCACAGGGTCTTACATTCTTGCATGAAGAAGGACCTTTCCAG GCAATGTACAATGAGTTTTCAACTGCCAACATTCAGATTGATAAAGATTTTAGCGCAAAGCTTTCTGGATATGGCTGTGTTGGACATATTCCTGAGGCAGAAATCTCTACTAATTCTGTT GCAGTGGCAAATCTATCAGTTGAGACGCTTGAAAGAGGAATGCTTACTCCCAAAAGCAATGTCTGGAGTTTCGGGATTGTTCTTCTAGAACTACTTACAGGACGGAAGAATCTTGATAGCCGGCATCCCAAGGAAGAGATGAATTTAGTTAAGTGGAGCCGGCTTTACCTAGCTGATGATGCGCGGCTGTCACTGATTATGGATCCTCAGCTGAAAGGCCGCTTCCCAGCCAAAGCTGCCCGAGCGGTGGCTGACATTGCACAGAGATGCCTCCAGAAAGACCCATCCGAAAGACCCACCATGAGAACTGTTGTTGAGCATCTCAAGATCATTCAAGACATGAGGCACTCATCCAGGTTTCCTTTGCAAGACCCTGCTTCATTTGCGGGAAAACAGATGTCAAGATCGCCAAGTCTTAACGGAATTGTCACCCCTGTGCCTAGGCTAAGTTTTTCTCCTTCACCTCCGTCAATGGCTCGGCCATCTATATCACCTACCAGACGACTTGCCCTGCCTATGTCTCTTCCTCCACGAGCTTGTTCCACCATTGTCACTATGGAGGAGCTAGACCACCTGCTGGAAAGCCGgaaatcatcatcatctacgGTTCCAAGGGCTAGTGTTGAGGGATTTTGA
- the LOC112194508 gene encoding uncharacterized protein LOC112194508 — MSHSAYLQITVSTVQIQPLFSCCCSRFIMQAEKQQQQTWKITVQAKTKKSFKFKFKSTQIVPTWKFHRFSLLIKLRKIILRVKLNSESTASSVSRKRKATLKSKLLRIFKKIGIPRTKNLDHTVHRPKSQSPLLRLRQHVYKEPISVATLCTGILVFLAQSIFSIVQKGFVVYSLATLLFFFSLVTGKYSVGRILKFLVILTLAASTSSSVLDFNNYIKFCGRYVSDYIGKASNYAALVLMN; from the exons ATGTCTCACTCTGCTTATCTACAGATAACGGTAAGTACAGTCCAGATCCAACCACTGTTCAGCTGCTGCTGCTCTCGTTTCATAATGCAAGCagagaagcagcagcagcagacaTGGAAAATCACCGTCCAAGCCAAAACCAAGAAGAGCTTCAAGTTCAAATTCAAGTCGACTCAAATCGTCCCCACTTGGAAGTTTCATCGATTCTCTCTTCTGATCAAGCTCCGCAAAATTATCCTCAGAGTGAAACTGAATTCAGAATCCACAGCATCATCAGtttcgagaaaaagaaaagcaaccCTCAAATCCAAGCTCCTCAGAATTTTCAAGAAAATTGGAATTCCACGCACCAAGAATCTAGACCATACTGTCCACAGACCCAAATCCCAATCGCCTCTACTTAGACTGAGACAACACGTTTACAAG GAACCAATTTCTGTTGCTACGTTGTGCACTGGAATTCTTGTGTTTCTAGCTCAGTCGATCTTCAGCATTGTTCAAAAGGGTTTCGTTGTTTATAGTTTGGCTACcttgctcttcttcttttctctagTAACCGGTAAATACAGTGTGGGAAGAATTCTCAAGTTTCTGGTGATTCTAACGCTTGCGGCGTCTACCAGTTCATCAGTGCTCGACTTCAATAATTATATTAAGTTTTGTGGGAGGTATGTCTCGGACTACATTGGGAAGGCTTCCAACTATGCTGCTCTTGTTTTAATGAATTGA